GGCTGTTCAGGCCGGAAAGGCACTACATGTTAGCATACAGATCTATAGTTTCACCTGCCGCGATGGTAACGATCGCCTTTTTGTAAGACGGTTTTTTACCTGAGATGAAACCGGCTTTAGTAAAGCGGAATTTAGCTTTACCAGGCATTACAGCAGTATTCACTTCTGCAACGGATACACCGTAGAATTCTTCCACTGCCTTTTTGATCTCCAGTTTGTTGGCTTTCTTGTCAACGATGAAGTAGTAGCGGTTGAATTTATCGGTTGCTTTATTCACCTTCTCAGAGATCACCGGTTTGATTAAAACGTCTGAAAGTTTCATCTTTTTATAGCATTTAGCTGTCGGCTATA
The genomic region above belongs to Chitinophaga sp. 180180018-3 and contains:
- the rplW gene encoding 50S ribosomal protein L23, translated to MKLSDVLIKPVISEKVNKATDKFNRYYFIVDKKANKLEIKKAVEEFYGVSVAEVNTAVMPGKAKFRFTKAGFISGKKPSYKKAIVTIAAGETIDLYANM